The proteins below are encoded in one region of Holophagaceae bacterium:
- a CDS encoding TetR/AcrR family transcriptional regulator — protein MSQVRERILEVASNLFYKKGIQAVGVDAIIAQAEVARMSFYRHFKSKEGLVLAFLERRDEQIRSWFEAEVLRLAPDPSDRPLAVFDALALRFATQDYRGCAFINTMAEIPNREDLVHQASAKHKALFQDYLGRLLRAAGFSDEYAPDLLQLFDGAVVSAVRVGSAEPAFRAKRLAALLLGPPARTSVKRRTPVASR, from the coding sequence ATGAGCCAGGTGCGGGAACGGATTCTTGAGGTGGCCTCAAACCTTTTCTACAAAAAGGGGATCCAGGCGGTGGGCGTGGACGCGATCATCGCCCAGGCCGAAGTCGCGCGCATGAGCTTCTATCGCCATTTCAAATCGAAGGAAGGCCTGGTGTTGGCGTTCCTGGAGCGGCGGGACGAGCAAATCAGGAGTTGGTTCGAAGCGGAGGTCCTTCGCCTGGCTCCGGATCCATCGGATCGGCCCCTTGCGGTCTTCGATGCGCTGGCCCTGCGCTTCGCCACCCAGGATTACCGCGGCTGCGCATTCATCAACACGATGGCGGAGATCCCGAACCGGGAAGACCTGGTCCACCAGGCTTCAGCGAAACACAAGGCGCTGTTCCAGGATTACCTCGGGCGCCTGCTCCGGGCCGCTGGCTTCAGTGATGAATATGCGCCTGACCTGCTGCAGCTCTTCGACGGCGCGGTCGTTTCAGCGGTCCGTGTAGGATCGGCCGAACCCGCCTTCCGGGCCAAGCGCCTGGCCGCCCTGCTGCTTGGTCCCCCGGCAAGAACCTCCGTGAAACGCCGTACTCCAGTGGCCTCCCGCTAG
- a CDS encoding DUF418 domain-containing protein, with product MTLIDQNLQPVAPGARLLALDVLRGLALLGVLLVNLDEFSGASWALQAKLPYPMGWGGEVLSFLRHTFLEGKAAALLGLLFGVGLAIQLESADRSGRAYTAFALRRVGALALFGLAHSFLLWNVDILLDYALISLMVLPFLRLRPGRILWSIPLLLLVSLLIALPFLPLLGRLEQDPAGFYRMGLQHYGAGSWLEALKFRSWEMLQVIGPMRLTNRLPALLPFFILGVYFWKKGFLAEPEKHLRALRLLFYSCFLLGFLANLVPQEALHAAVAGIPRPFRVLIKLTAFFARPALTVGYAAGILLLLRRPWWRARLGLLAPLGRMALTQYLLQSAVCTLVFNGYGLGLYGQVSVSACIFGGTAFFALQAWSSHAWLARFPMGPAEWLWRRMTYGALPSVPAPLATATLASKEIA from the coding sequence TTGACCCTCATCGACCAGAATCTCCAGCCCGTCGCCCCCGGCGCGCGCCTCCTCGCGCTGGACGTACTGCGGGGGCTGGCCCTCCTGGGGGTGCTTCTCGTGAATCTCGACGAGTTCAGCGGCGCCAGCTGGGCCCTGCAAGCCAAGCTGCCTTATCCCATGGGCTGGGGAGGAGAGGTCCTGTCCTTCCTCCGCCATACCTTCCTGGAAGGCAAGGCGGCCGCGCTTCTGGGGCTGCTCTTCGGTGTGGGCCTCGCCATCCAGCTGGAAAGCGCCGATCGGTCGGGGCGCGCCTACACGGCCTTCGCCCTGCGAAGGGTGGGCGCCCTGGCCCTCTTCGGCCTGGCCCACAGCTTCCTGCTCTGGAACGTGGACATCCTGCTGGACTACGCCCTCATCAGCCTCATGGTGCTGCCCTTCCTCCGGCTCCGCCCAGGCCGGATCCTCTGGTCCATCCCCCTGCTCCTCCTCGTCTCCCTGCTCATCGCCCTGCCCTTCCTGCCGCTGCTCGGACGGCTGGAGCAGGATCCGGCGGGTTTCTACCGCATGGGGCTGCAGCACTACGGCGCGGGTTCCTGGCTCGAGGCCTTGAAATTCCGGAGCTGGGAGATGCTGCAGGTCATCGGGCCCATGCGGCTGACGAACCGGCTTCCCGCACTGCTGCCCTTCTTCATCCTGGGCGTGTATTTCTGGAAGAAGGGCTTCCTCGCGGAACCCGAAAAGCATCTGCGCGCGTTGCGCCTTCTGTTCTACAGCTGCTTCCTCCTGGGGTTCCTGGCCAACCTGGTGCCCCAGGAAGCGCTGCACGCGGCGGTGGCTGGGATTCCGCGGCCCTTCCGTGTGCTGATCAAGCTGACCGCATTCTTTGCCCGGCCCGCCCTCACCGTCGGCTACGCCGCGGGCATCCTGCTCCTGCTGCGGCGGCCTTGGTGGCGCGCAAGGCTGGGTCTGCTCGCGCCCCTGGGCCGCATGGCCCTCACCCAGTACCTGCTTCAGTCCGCGGTCTGCACCCTCGTGTTCAACGGCTACGGCTTGGGGCTCTATGGCCAAGTGTCCGTCAGTGCGTGCATCTTCGGCGGGACCGCCTTCTTCGCCCTCCAGGCCTGGAGCAGCCACGCCTGGCTCGCCCGCTTTCCCATGGGCCCCGCCGAATGGCTTTGGCGGCGGATGACCTACGGGGCGCTGCCCTCCGTCCCGGCCCCCCTCGCCACGGCCACCCTCGCCTCCAAGGAGATCGCATGA
- a CDS encoding cupin domain-containing protein has protein sequence MNPVTSPQRVAAALTELWSPRVIAEIENVYVKAAKLHGALAWHSHEHEDELFLVLKGSLRIELEDGPVDLAEGEMFVVPKGVRHNPIAEEECHVLLIEPKSTLHTGTVLTEKTRSLAEQLRPL, from the coding sequence ATGAACCCCGTCACCTCTCCGCAGCGCGTCGCCGCGGCCCTCACGGAACTCTGGTCGCCCCGCGTCATCGCCGAAATCGAGAATGTCTACGTCAAGGCCGCCAAGCTCCACGGCGCTTTGGCCTGGCACAGCCACGAGCATGAAGATGAGCTGTTCCTCGTCCTCAAAGGGTCCCTCCGCATCGAGCTGGAAGACGGCCCGGTGGATCTTGCGGAAGGAGAGATGTTCGTCGTCCCCAAGGGTGTCCGGCACAATCCGATCGCAGAGGAGGAATGCCACGTCCTGCTCATCGAGCCCAAGTCCACGCTTCACACGGGAACGGTCCTCACCGAAAAGACCCGGTCGCTCGCCGAGCAGCTGCGACCCCTTTGA